A stretch of the Alnus glutinosa chromosome 6, dhAlnGlut1.1, whole genome shotgun sequence genome encodes the following:
- the LOC133872015 gene encoding RING-H2 finger protein ATL56, which produces MPPDHDYRNQTPPVVQPPSKANPKFLSLLLKAIIMILLTTLFFLFLGLASAGLLLLHLSLSSHRQRHRRTSLPSNTPSSGLPPADLNTLPHFRLKKTVRKNGPVEGDECVVCLDAFRDGQCCRKLAACGHVFHKRCLDSWLVKVAACPICRARVRLNAATKGSMLGLEDEDKQSWGVW; this is translated from the coding sequence ATGCCTCCTGATCACGACTACCGCAACCAAACACCACCGGTGGTACAACCACCGTCAAAAGCAAACCCGAAATTCCTGTCGCTCCTCCTGAAGGCCATCATAATGATCCTCCTCACCaccctcttcttcctcttcctcggCCTCGCCTCCGCCGGTTTGCTGCTCCTCCACCTGTCCCTCTCCTCCCACCGCCAGCGCCACCGCCGCACTTCTCTCCCCTCCAACACCCCGTCTTCTGGGCTCCCCCCCGCAGACCTCAACACCCTCCCCCACTTCAGATTGAAGAAGACCGTCCGGAAGAACGGCCCCGTAGAAGGAGATGAATGCGTGGTCTGCCTCGACGCTTTCAGGGACGGCCAGTGCTGCAGGAAGCTCGCCGCTTGCGGTCACGTCTTCCACAAGAGATGCTTGGACTCGTGGCTCGTCAAGGTCGCCGCCTGTCCGATTTGCCGGGCTCGTGTTCGATTAAATGCGGCAACGAAGGGTTCGATGTTGGGTTTGGAGGACGAGGATAAGCAGTCCTGGGGGGTTTGGTAG